The Castanea sativa cultivar Marrone di Chiusa Pesio chromosome 4, ASM4071231v1 sequence CATAATGAAGATATGAACTCCCAATTTAACAGTAACTAAATATATTTGATAAGGTGGAAAACAGACTTAGGCACAATAGGAAATGTTTATACGAACTCCGAAGAAAACcatatgtttctttctttagGTAAAGGAATGGTTTCCAGCTTTTTTTTTgcaaagggggggggggggggggagtgagagagagagagattttgggAGGGGGTTGCAAATCTCAAATTTGGCAAGAGAAAAATATGTTTCAAAGTGTGTATAAAAGCTATAGAGTACATAATATCTTCAAATATGTGTCTCTCAAACGAGAACTGATCTAAAATGAGCTTACAGGGAAATCCTTCACTCCACTCCCCAAATTTCAGTAAATTGAAAGCAAATtgtgaaaccaaaaaaaaaatgaacagtACACAGAAGCACGAACCACTGGATGAAGAGCCTGAATCGCTACTGGAGCTACTTGAACTACTGCATTTACTGTTTCTATTTGCTGCATCTTTCTCTATCTCTACTGGAGGGTAACTTGAAACAGGAGGATCATTACCACCAACAATATCCACATCCTCATCAACTGGGTCATTGCCTGAAAATATGAATGGAGTTAGAATTAATACAGCCATTGCCTGATACACATTTTAAGTTGTTCGGTTATGACGttgaatggagaaaaaaaataataaataacctTTACATGGTTGTGTAGATGAATTGCTAATCCCTGACTCATTATTAAGCTGCATCAAGCAAAGCAAACAACTATCAGATAAAAGTTGCATAAACAAATAAGACGAATACAAgcaggaaagaaagaaaaaaatacctCCATTTCAGAAGGTTCGGCTTTCTGCTGGTTTTTCTGCTTCTCCAGCATGTAGTCATTTAAAAGCTTCCTTAGTGTGAACAGGGTATCATCACTGAGTTCATCAATACCGATTTCAATCTCATCCTCATCAGTTTGCTCATCACTATGTTGTCTCAAGAAATCAACAATATTTTCAGGCAACTCTGTCATCAAAGCCTGCAAATCTGCACCCACTTTCTGCTTCTCCTCAGCACTCATTACCTGCTTCTGTTCAGCAGTCATTATCTGCCTAGCAGGCTCTGACTTAACACTAGCATCATTCTGTGACAGGGTTTTCTTCGATTTAGCAGGTGGAATTTGAGTAGTAGTTTCACTTTCTATTAGAATGGGTTTTGATGAAGGCTGTGATTTCTCATCAGTCCTAACTGTAAGCTTCTTCTCAATAGTTCTCCATcttgtttcaaaaaatttacttaGTGTTTTGGCCATATGATGAATATCATTTGTGGAAGGGTTGTAAGTCACAGCATTCGAGTAAGTAAGCCGCACATCTGCAGCAAAATCTGCTAAATTGGTATATTCACCTGAAGCCATCTTACTCTTAATTGTACCCAAATCCATTGGATGCTTAATGACAGTGAAATAATCTGGAATGTTCCACTTAACGACATCAACTGGTTCATTAAATGCCCAAGCAAACTGATGTGCCATCATACTCTCCAGCAATGTCTTACATCTTTCCATTAAGGCATCATTGGAAGTGCTCGCTGGTTCAGCCCCTTTCACTGTTTCAAAACGCCCCGATGCACTCTTTTTCATACGGGAACCATTACGTCCTGGAGGAGGCCGTTTCTTGCCATGTGGGGCTGCAACTTCAGATGGCCTCTGAAAAACATCTAGTGGAGGCCTCTTTTGCCCGTCACAACTGCTCCGGATATCACTAGATGGTGATAGTAAAATAGGATTTGCACTTATACTAGCAACTTTTCTCTGAAGAACCCGGATCTGTTCGAGTTCCACTTTCAACCTAAACTCTAATTCCTTCCTTTCAGTCCGCGACATCTTTGATATAGACATAACCTCCATGGGGATACCAAAATTATCATAACCATCCGCATTCAAGCTAATGCATTTCCTCTTAGGAGCATATGGATCCTCAGAAACCACACTTACACGTCCTGAGGGACCAAACCCTTCAGATTCACCCATCGTCTCAACAACGGCATGACGGTAATCCGGAACAAAACCAGTGGAATGCCCTTTAGAGTACTTCCttgacttccccattacttgcAAATGTGAACACTGGGTCGATTCTTTCTGTCCAATGAACTCTATAGGAACAGTGGGTGCCATAAGATAAACCTCGAATAACTGCACATATCAACTGTGACAATAAGCAATGTCCCCCCCCTTAGACAAATCTTTTCAGAAACTTCCCAGATATCCAAATCTGCCAAATAATGCCAAAACCCGAATCAAATTTAAGATAATCCCATCATTACCCAATTGGGTTATTTCCCTTTATCTTCAGAAATGatctcaaaaacaaaactttagcCCAAAAGAGCTCAACTTGTTCAGTTCTCTTCAATAACATTCGagctcaaaaaataaataatcgtatgccaaattttaaacttgttttttctttttttgtataatagTGT is a genomic window containing:
- the LOC142631073 gene encoding transcription factor GTE10-like isoform X1, which encodes MAPTVPIEFIGQKESTQCSHLQVMGKSRKYSKGHSTGFVPDYRHAVVETMGESEGFGPSGRVSVVSEDPYAPKRKCISLNADGYDNFGIPMEVMSISKMSRTERKELEFRLKVELEQIRVLQRKVASISANPILLSPSSDIRSSCDGQKRPPLDVFQRPSEVAAPHGKKRPPPGRNGSRMKKSASGRFETVKGAEPASTSNDALMERCKTLLESMMAHQFAWAFNEPVDVVKWNIPDYFTVIKHPMDLGTIKSKMASGEYTNLADFAADVRLTYSNAVTYNPSTNDIHHMAKTLSKFFETRWRTIEKKLTVRTDEKSQPSSKPILIESETTTQIPPAKSKKTLSQNDASVKSEPARQIMTAEQKQVMSAEEKQKVGADLQALMTELPENIVDFLRQHSDEQTDEDEIEIGIDELSDDTLFTLRKLLNDYMLEKQKNQQKAEPSEMELNNESGISNSSTQPCKGNDPVDEDVDIVGGNDPPVSSYPPVEIEKDAANRNSKCSSSSSSSSDSGSSSSDSDSGTSSGSEPDAVKASAPVSAIKENLGSGSNLYQKESDPGDAEVENNSIDGMGLVEQDSQSKPISAEADGHQDGESAPSKRQVSPDDKAYRAALLKRRFVDTIFKAQEKALEKGEKVDPEKLRLEREELERRQKEEKARLQAEAKAAEEFRRKAEAEAAAEAKRKRELDREAARQALLKMEKTVEINENSHFLESLEMLRTSHNEDAPSLREETILDVSQDEYNFKLLGNNPLEQLGLYMKVDDEDDEEEVELPKSAPEPADDVEEGEID
- the LOC142631073 gene encoding transcription factor GTE10-like isoform X2; the protein is MAPTVPIEFIGQKESTQCSHLQVMGKSRKYSKGHSTGFVPDYRHAVVETMGESEGFGPSGRVSVVSEDPYAPKRKCISLNADGYDNFGIPMEVMSISKMSRTERKELEFRLKVELEQIRVLQRKVASISANPILLSPSSDIRSSCDGQKRPPLDVFQRPSEVAAPHGKKRPPPGRNGSRMKKSASGRFETVKGAEPASTSNDALMERCKTLLESMMAHQFAWAFNEPVDVVKWNIPDYFTVIKHPMDLGTIKSKMASGEYTNLADFAADVRLTYSNAVTYNPSTNDIHHMAKTLSKFFETRWRTIEKKLTVRTDEKSQPSSKPILIESETTTQIPPAKSKKTLSQNDASVKSEPARQIMTAEQKQVMSAEEKQKVGADLQALMTELPENIVDFLRQHSDEQTDEDEIEIGIDELSDDTLFTLRKLLNDYMLEKQKNQQKAEPSEMELNNESGISNSSTQPCNDPVDEDVDIVGGNDPPVSSYPPVEIEKDAANRNSKCSSSSSSSSDSGSSSSDSDSGTSSGSEPDAVKASAPVSAIKENLGSGSNLYQKESDPGDAEVENNSIDGMGLVEQDSQSKPISAEADGHQDGESAPSKRQVSPDDKAYRAALLKRRFVDTIFKAQEKALEKGEKVDPEKLRLEREELERRQKEEKARLQAEAKAAEEFRRKAEAEAAAEAKRKRELDREAARQALLKMEKTVEINENSHFLESLEMLRTSHNEDAPSLREETILDVSQDEYNFKLLGNNPLEQLGLYMKVDDEDDEEEVELPKSAPEPADDVEEGEID